GCCGATGTCACGCTGCTGAGCATCGACGGCGATTCGGCTGTCTTCGAGTTCGACGGCAAGCGCGTTGGCACATCACTCCAGCTTGAGGGCGTGTATAACATCTATAACGCGGCTGCGGCACTCGCGCTGACCCGCACGATTCTTGGTGACAAGGCGCAACGCGATCAGCTGATCACGAGCCTTGCCAAAGTCGCGCCCGCGTTTGGCCGCGGCGAAAAGCTCTCCGTCAACGGGCAGCCGCTTGAGCTTGTCCTCGTGAAAAACCCGAGTGGCTTCCGCCTTGGGCTTCACTCGTTCAGCCCAGAGGGCTATGCGACGATGATCGCGATCAACGACAACTACGCCGACGGCCGCGACATGAGTTGGCTCTGGGATGTTGAGTTTGATTCGCTTCGCCCCGCCGGTGTCGCGACGGTCACCGGTATCCGCGCCTACGACATGGCGCTGCGGTTGCAGTACGACGAGGTTGCGGTTGGCTCGGTCGTCCCCGATCTGAGCGAGGCACTCGCCGAGTTCATCGCGAAGGCCCCAAACCAGCCAAAGCGAATTTTCTGCACCTACACGGCGATGCTTGCGCTGCGCCGTGAACTTGGCAAAATCACGACGGTGGAGGCGATTGACTAACATGGCGACCCAGCACGATTCACCAACGCAGATCCACGTTGTTCAGCTCTACCCGCGCGATATGAATATCTATGGAGATTTTGGCAACGCGCTTTCTGTTCAGCGTCAGCTTGAGTGGCAGGGCTACGAGCCGGTTATGCACACGTACGATCCCGGCGACACCTTCCCCAAAACCGTCGACATCATTGTTGGCGGCGGGGGCCAGGATAGCGGGCAGGGCATCGTCCAAGACGACCTGCTCGGCATCGCGCCACGGCTTCACGATCTCGCGGATGCCGGCGTCCCGATGCTCATGATCTGCGGGCTGTATCAAATGTTTGGCAAGTTCTTTCGCACCATTGATGGCACCACAATTACCGGAATCGGTGTGCTTGACGTCGAAACTATTGGCAAGCCGGAGCGCCTCATCGGCAACATCGTCACTCACAGCGACGAATTTGGTGACATCATCGGCTACGAAAACCACAGCGGACAGACGTTCCTCGGAACCGATGCGGTCCCACTTGGCACCGTGATGCAGGGCGAAGGCAATAACACGACCGATACGACAGAGGGCGCACGATCGCGCAACGTCATCGGCAGCTATCTCCACGGCTCCCTCCTCCCAAAGAATCCGGCGCTCACAACGTTTTTGATCAATGCGGCCCTCCACAATCGCGGGCTCGACCCGGTCGGGGCGGGGGCCCTGTCTGCCGCGGGTCAGGCCGCCGCGGCATTCGCCCGCAACGCGAGGGAAGTTGCAAAGAAGCGCCCCCGCTAACACCAACTGAGTTTGGTCTCTCGGCGCGGTTTGGCAGGAGACTCGGCCCGTCATTCCAGCGAATGCCCTCGCTCACGGCCGGCAAACACTGCCCCTCTGCGCCTCCGTTTGCTGGCAGAATGCCCCCTAACTGGCAAAACGGTCATCGATCATTGCGTTTTCGTGCGATCATTATTTTTGGGCACAATGGTGCCCGCAAGAAGCATTAGACGCTTGCGTCTGTCCGCGACACGGTACCTTCCGGGAATTGGGTACCGCGTTATTTGGGGGGCCTAATTATGTTTTTATTTGAACCAGAAGCACGACAAACGATCGATCATTTGCGCAGGCAGACCAGCGTGAATATCGTCGGGCGTTGGGGCAGCGGTCGTTCGTCGACCGCACGCGCCGTTGTTGAAGACCTCGAAAAGAGTGGAACCGAGGTCTATTTTCTCGCGGGCAATCCCTCACTCAAGGTTGACCCCTTCTCCGGTGTCTTTGAGCTCAGTTTTATCAACGAGCAGCAGTTTCCGCGCGGCCATTCTTCCATTGTTCGACTCGCGGATGCCTTTGCCGTTGA
The DNA window shown above is from Lysinibacter cavernae and carries:
- a CDS encoding type 1 glutamine amidotransferase, with the translated sequence MATQHDSPTQIHVVQLYPRDMNIYGDFGNALSVQRQLEWQGYEPVMHTYDPGDTFPKTVDIIVGGGGQDSGQGIVQDDLLGIAPRLHDLADAGVPMLMICGLYQMFGKFFRTIDGTTITGIGVLDVETIGKPERLIGNIVTHSDEFGDIIGYENHSGQTFLGTDAVPLGTVMQGEGNNTTDTTEGARSRNVIGSYLHGSLLPKNPALTTFLINAALHNRGLDPVGAGALSAAGQAAAAFARNAREVAKKRPR